In one window of Candidatus Sulfuricurvum sp. RIFRC-1 DNA:
- a CDS encoding ThiF family adenylyltransferase has protein sequence MMHYFHRQVQLWGEETQRSLQSKRIAIIGSGGLGSSLAFALGSSGIGEIHMVDFDTVSLHNIHRQIAFKMGDEEKFKAEVVAELIEARCPHVTAYPHICRFEDFIQKEIEVDLIIDATDNLPSRGAINTYAKSKGLPWVYGSVEAFNGQVCFFEEASFNEVFKITQKAPAGIAAPIVMHIASLQANLALRFLAGLSVKKDKLYYLFFNDEGELITQKFALPKSER, from the coding sequence ATGATGCACTATTTCCACCGTCAGGTGCAGTTGTGGGGAGAAGAGACGCAACGTTCACTTCAATCGAAGCGAATTGCCATTATTGGAAGTGGAGGACTAGGGAGCTCGTTAGCATTCGCTCTGGGCTCATCAGGAATCGGCGAGATTCATATGGTCGACTTTGATACGGTTAGTTTGCATAATATTCATCGTCAGATCGCATTTAAAATGGGAGATGAGGAAAAGTTCAAAGCCGAGGTAGTAGCAGAACTTATCGAAGCACGTTGTCCACATGTTACAGCCTATCCCCATATTTGTCGTTTTGAAGACTTTATTCAAAAAGAGATCGAGGTAGATCTCATTATTGATGCGACGGATAATCTCCCCTCTCGCGGTGCCATCAACACGTACGCTAAATCCAAAGGATTACCTTGGGTTTATGGATCGGTGGAGGCGTTTAACGGTCAGGTATGTTTTTTTGAAGAAGCATCGTTTAACGAAGTATTTAAAATTACCCAAAAAGCACCTGCTGGTATTGCCGCACCGATTGTGATGCATATTGCATCGTTACAGGCAAATTTAGCGTTACGCTTTCTTGCTGGGCTAAGTGTGAAGAAAGACAAACTTTATTATCTCTTTTTTAATGATGAAGGGG
- a CDS encoding sensor histidine kinase yields MKKLFFLFFTLFFSLQAAVLQLHDNTSPSIEASIEYLEDRDGNTSLQEVQQSSFIPYTKERSVNFGFTQSVYWFKIDLKNFNPSLNKKWWVKIDYPLLESIDLYLIKNDGKILKYQRMGTSQPFHSREVDSHHFISELPLNNVADSTLLLKIKTQSSMQLPLSILSSEDLFAEMEQNNLFVGIYYGFFIIILLYNIVLFIYTRDPNYLRYILFLASFILWQLSFDGLGIKYVWGDARWLIEHGSSAFIALSSFSALYFSRHFLNTRRYTPRLDKIIVGMMSISIVMALASSVLPYGKVIPINALLASIMPIVLLIAGLLVMRHEYRAARFYVAGWSSFLIATIIFAFNKFDLIPSFYGINHVQQIGSAIEMIFLSLALAHRVYLLQREYIGKLNHLNDTLSDKVKVALDEARIKDRLFVQQSRLAAMGEMIEQIAHQWRQPLHTLALINQDMYVKQKLGLCDEAYFDQSHTRIDEYLQYLSKTIDDFRNFYKTDKSIAPEDIGDLVVDALRLSDVFLKYAKIKTDIDISSARKVNISKNEMIQVLMNLIKNAHDAIVEQKISNGMITIRVEAYEDGVKVSIEDNAGGIAPNVMEKVFDIYFTTKDPDKGTGLGLHMSKYIIEESFGGKIWVENTSVGARFIILLPAENMNTLVLKSE; encoded by the coding sequence GTGAAAAAACTTTTTTTCCTTTTTTTTACCCTCTTTTTTTCACTTCAAGCCGCAGTTTTACAACTTCATGATAATACTTCCCCTTCGATAGAAGCTTCTATCGAATATTTGGAAGATCGTGACGGAAATACCTCTCTTCAAGAGGTACAACAAAGTTCTTTTATCCCTTATACAAAAGAACGCAGTGTCAATTTCGGTTTTACACAATCGGTGTATTGGTTTAAAATTGATCTGAAGAATTTCAATCCAAGCCTTAACAAAAAATGGTGGGTAAAAATTGATTATCCTTTATTGGAGTCGATTGATCTTTATTTGATTAAGAATGATGGAAAAATACTCAAATATCAACGTATGGGTACCTCTCAACCTTTTCATTCGAGAGAAGTGGATTCACACCATTTTATTTCCGAACTTCCTCTTAATAATGTGGCTGATTCAACATTATTATTGAAAATTAAAACACAAAGCTCGATGCAGCTTCCTCTCTCTATCCTCTCATCGGAAGATCTTTTTGCAGAGATGGAGCAGAATAATCTTTTTGTGGGTATCTATTACGGTTTTTTTATTATTATCTTGCTTTACAATATTGTTTTATTTATTTATACCAGAGATCCTAATTATCTCCGTTATATTCTCTTTTTGGCCTCTTTTATTTTGTGGCAGCTCTCATTTGACGGGTTAGGAATTAAATACGTATGGGGAGATGCGCGGTGGTTAATTGAACACGGGTCGAGTGCCTTTATTGCATTGAGTTCTTTTTCTGCCCTTTATTTTAGCCGCCATTTTCTCAATACGCGACGTTATACCCCTCGTCTGGACAAAATAATTGTCGGTATGATGAGTATTAGCATCGTTATGGCACTTGCATCATCCGTACTCCCTTATGGAAAGGTAATTCCCATTAATGCATTATTGGCATCGATTATGCCGATTGTATTACTGATTGCAGGTTTATTGGTCATGCGTCACGAATATCGAGCCGCTCGTTTTTATGTTGCCGGATGGAGCTCTTTTCTGATTGCTACGATTATTTTTGCTTTCAATAAATTTGATCTGATCCCCAGCTTTTACGGTATCAATCATGTTCAGCAGATAGGGTCGGCTATAGAGATGATTTTTCTCTCACTGGCACTTGCCCATAGGGTATATCTGTTACAGCGTGAATACATTGGAAAACTCAATCATTTGAATGACACATTGAGTGACAAAGTAAAAGTTGCACTGGATGAAGCACGGATTAAAGACCGTTTGTTCGTCCAACAATCCAGATTAGCTGCGATGGGTGAGATGATTGAACAAATTGCCCATCAATGGCGACAGCCACTTCATACATTGGCACTGATTAACCAAGATATGTACGTAAAACAAAAGCTTGGTTTATGCGATGAAGCTTATTTTGATCAGAGTCATACGAGGATTGATGAATATCTGCAATATCTCTCTAAAACCATTGATGATTTTCGTAACTTTTACAAAACGGACAAATCCATAGCCCCTGAGGATATTGGTGATTTAGTCGTAGATGCGTTGAGACTTAGTGATGTATTTTTGAAATATGCAAAAATAAAAACGGATATTGATATATCTTCAGCACGAAAAGTTAATATTTCTAAAAATGAGATGATTCAAGTATTGATGAATTTAATCAAAAATGCTCATGATGCGATTGTCGAGCAAAAAATATCGAATGGGATGATTACGATTCGTGTCGAAGCTTATGAGGATGGGGTGAAGGTCAGTATCGAAGATAATGCCGGAGGGATTGCTCCTAATGTGATGGAAAAAGTATTTGATATCTATTTTACGACTAAAGATCCTGATAAAGGGACAGGGTTAGGGCTGCATATGTCGAAATATATTATTGAAGAGAGTTTTGGAGGGAAAATCTGGGTTGAAAACACCAGTGTCGGTGCCCGATTTATTATCCTTTTACCAGCTGAAAATATGAATACCTTAGTACTCAAGTCAGAATAA
- a CDS encoding carbon-nitrogen hydrolase family protein gives MRVAILQLPSIGMGSNKLESYARIANQKGVKLMLMGEYLLNPFFKELIQTPVSMIAEQSTHQIETLKVLALKYDLTFVAPIVTVKKRECTKMIAKINARSVTYYPQQFLINYPHWNEEKFFNNPIEAVKPPMIFAVDGFKFAVMGGYETHFDPMWDAVSSKVVDAVLIPSASTFESHNRWRELIKTRAFTHNCYILRANRVGEYCDEKHAWKFYGDSMVVSPDGEIEADLGNTEELLIVDLDRKSLIESRKGWGFKEALRKRK, from the coding sequence ATGCGTGTTGCCATACTCCAACTCCCTTCCATTGGTATGGGGAGCAATAAACTCGAAAGTTATGCCCGTATTGCGAATCAAAAAGGGGTAAAGCTTATGTTAATGGGGGAATATCTCCTGAACCCTTTTTTCAAAGAGCTGATTCAAACGCCTGTCAGTATGATTGCAGAACAAAGTACTCATCAAATCGAAACACTCAAAGTATTGGCTCTCAAATATGATCTTACTTTTGTTGCCCCTATCGTAACGGTGAAAAAGAGAGAGTGTACGAAAATGATTGCAAAAATTAATGCCCGTAGTGTTACCTATTATCCGCAGCAATTTTTGATTAATTATCCACATTGGAATGAAGAGAAATTTTTTAATAATCCTATCGAAGCGGTAAAACCTCCGATGATTTTTGCAGTGGATGGATTTAAATTTGCCGTAATGGGAGGTTATGAGACCCATTTTGATCCTATGTGGGATGCTGTGAGTTCTAAAGTTGTTGACGCAGTTTTAATCCCAAGCGCTTCTACTTTTGAATCGCATAATCGATGGCGTGAGCTGATTAAAACCAGAGCTTTTACCCACAACTGCTATATCCTCCGTGCCAATCGTGTCGGAGAATATTGTGATGAAAAACATGCATGGAAGTTTTACGGTGATTCGATGGTTGTATCTCCCGATGGAGAAATAGAAGCAGATCTTGGTAACACTGAAGAGCTGTTGATCGTTGATTTGGATCGAAAAAGCCTCATAGAATCACGAAAAGGGTGGGGGTTTAAAGAGGCATTACGAAAGCGAAAATAA
- the xseB gene encoding exodeoxyribonuclease VII small subunit, which translates to MSQNESFETKITNAKAILEKLMDPALPMNESVKAYEEGMKELRIAETMLQNAQLQIQIIKNQEQ; encoded by the coding sequence ATGAGTCAGAATGAGAGTTTTGAAACCAAGATTACCAATGCCAAAGCGATTCTAGAGAAATTAATGGATCCTGCATTGCCAATGAATGAAAGTGTTAAAGCTTACGAAGAGGGGATGAAAGAGCTGCGTATCGCTGAAACAATGCTTCAAAATGCACAGTTACAGATTCAAATTATCAAAAATCAGGAGCAATAA
- a CDS encoding homoserine O-acetyltransferase, which yields MLNLQIHSEHFTNPLYLESGRILEPYDIVYETYGELNEARDNVIVICHALTGSHHAAGTYEGDNKNGWWDGLIGQGKAVDTDKFFVICTNVIGSCFGSTGPMSPRYPYNEPYRYKFPVVTILDMVKAQRILFDRLGIHQVHAVIGGSMGGMQALAFGVYFPNFAKKIIAMATTSATQAWAIAFNKVAQEAILKDPEFKNGYYDPEIIRENGLSGMAIGRMAGHISFLSHQSMTKKFGREYKRTDGLYELFGKFQVESYLEYNGYNFTKWFDPLSYLYITKAINIYDLSRGFDSLEEALGKINAELYLVGFEKDILFLPSEMESIHTAMKVLGKTNSDYLEVTSDYGHDAFLVEIDKIENYVREAL from the coding sequence ATGTTAAATCTGCAAATTCACAGTGAACATTTTACGAACCCTCTCTATTTAGAGAGTGGGCGTATTCTTGAACCGTACGATATCGTCTATGAAACGTACGGAGAACTGAATGAAGCGCGGGATAATGTAATCGTCATCTGCCATGCCCTCACGGGATCTCATCATGCGGCAGGGACGTATGAGGGGGATAACAAGAACGGATGGTGGGATGGACTTATAGGTCAGGGAAAAGCGGTCGATACTGACAAATTTTTCGTGATCTGTACCAATGTGATCGGGAGCTGTTTCGGCTCAACCGGTCCTATGTCACCTCGTTACCCGTACAATGAACCATACCGTTATAAATTTCCGGTTGTGACAATTCTGGATATGGTTAAAGCACAGCGAATTTTGTTTGATCGTTTGGGAATCCATCAGGTGCATGCCGTGATCGGCGGATCGATGGGGGGGATGCAAGCCCTCGCATTTGGTGTCTATTTTCCGAATTTCGCCAAAAAAATTATTGCTATGGCAACGACGTCTGCGACGCAAGCATGGGCGATAGCATTTAATAAAGTTGCCCAAGAGGCAATTCTTAAAGATCCTGAGTTTAAAAACGGCTATTATGATCCAGAAATTATCCGAGAAAACGGTCTTTCGGGTATGGCAATCGGGCGCATGGCGGGACATATCAGCTTTTTATCCCATCAGTCAATGACAAAGAAATTTGGTCGTGAATACAAACGAACCGATGGATTATATGAGCTGTTCGGCAAGTTTCAGGTTGAATCGTATTTAGAGTACAATGGCTATAATTTTACAAAATGGTTTGATCCTCTTTCGTATCTCTATATTACTAAAGCGATCAATATCTATGACCTGTCGCGGGGATTTGATTCGCTTGAAGAAGCATTAGGGAAAATCAATGCGGAACTCTATCTGGTCGGATTTGAAAAAGATATTCTTTTTCTCCCTTCCGAGATGGAGAGTATCCATACCGCAATGAAAGTACTCGGAAAAACGAACAGCGATTATCTTGAAGTTACGAGTGATTATGGACATGATGCTTTTTTAGTAGAAATTGATAAAATAGAGAATTATGTTCGGGAGGCACTATGA
- a CDS encoding O-acetylhomoserine aminocarboxypropyltransferase/cysteine synthase family protein, whose translation MQLQTEALHAGYNKDSQSTMAVPIYQTTAYEFRDVEHAANLFALKELGNIYTRLNNPTTDVFEKRFAQLEGGAAALAGASGMASIFYAIANAAESGDNIICARQLYGGTLTQASYTLKRFGIQARYFDVQNPIEIEALVDDKTKAIFFESLTNPSIDVADIAAITAIAKKHGILTIVDNTVATPVLCRPFEHGVDVVVHSASKYTTGQGLAIGGIMVERNGLIDLIKGNARYPQFNEPDESYHGLVYVDVPLPLFTLRARLSLLRDLGAVVSPFNSWLFIQGIETLSLRMREHSRNAQVVAEFLESHPMVKKVNYPGLKSNSNYANAQRYFENGMASGLLSFEVESFEAAKKIVDATKLFSLVVNIGDSKSIITHPASTTHQQLSQEELVACGVPSGLIRLSIGLEASTDLIDDLTQALNA comes from the coding sequence ATGCAACTTCAAACTGAAGCGCTTCACGCGGGATACAACAAAGACTCTCAAAGTACGATGGCAGTACCCATCTATCAAACGACTGCATACGAGTTTCGTGATGTTGAGCATGCGGCAAATTTATTTGCTCTTAAAGAGTTGGGAAATATCTATACCCGTCTGAACAACCCGACAACCGATGTCTTTGAAAAACGGTTTGCGCAACTTGAAGGGGGCGCTGCAGCTTTAGCCGGTGCAAGCGGTATGGCCTCTATCTTTTATGCAATTGCTAATGCGGCTGAATCGGGAGATAATATTATTTGTGCCCGTCAGCTCTACGGCGGAACATTGACCCAAGCGTCGTACACGTTAAAACGTTTCGGTATACAAGCCCGTTATTTCGATGTGCAAAATCCAATCGAGATCGAAGCACTGGTTGATGATAAAACCAAAGCGATTTTCTTTGAATCATTAACCAACCCTAGCATCGATGTGGCCGATATTGCTGCAATTACCGCGATTGCGAAAAAACACGGCATCCTCACTATCGTCGATAATACGGTAGCGACTCCGGTCCTTTGCCGTCCGTTCGAACATGGTGTCGATGTAGTGGTTCACAGTGCGAGTAAATATACGACGGGACAAGGATTGGCCATTGGCGGGATTATGGTTGAGCGTAACGGTTTGATTGATTTGATCAAAGGGAATGCGCGCTATCCGCAGTTCAATGAGCCGGATGAGAGTTATCACGGGTTAGTTTATGTTGATGTACCGTTGCCTCTCTTTACCCTTCGTGCACGTCTTTCACTTTTGCGTGATTTGGGTGCGGTGGTGTCTCCGTTTAATTCATGGCTCTTTATCCAAGGGATAGAAACTCTTTCGCTCCGTATGCGTGAACACTCACGCAATGCTCAAGTGGTTGCAGAGTTTTTAGAATCTCACCCGATGGTTAAAAAAGTGAACTATCCGGGATTAAAAAGCAATAGTAACTATGCCAATGCACAACGTTATTTTGAAAACGGTATGGCAAGCGGCTTGCTCAGTTTTGAAGTTGAGAGTTTTGAAGCGGCGAAAAAAATTGTGGATGCTACAAAGCTATTTTCACTTGTTGTGAATATCGGCGATTCTAAATCAATCATTACCCATCCGGCATCGACAACCCATCAACAATTATCTCAAGAAGAGTTAGTGGCATGCGGTGTCCCATCAGGGCTGATTCGTCTAAGTATCGGACTCGAAGCATCGACCGATTTGATTGATGATTTAACTCAGGCATTAAACGCGTAA
- the guaB gene encoding IMP dehydrogenase, with protein MNIRKRALTFEDVLLIPKYSEVLPREVSLKTMLTRNIPLNIPMVSAAMDTVTEYRAAIAMAHLGGIGIIHKNMDIETQVKQIKKVKKSESGIIIDPIFVHPNATLEDAEALMNEFKISGVPVVDNHNKLLGILTNRDMRFEKDLSKLAIDAMTPMPLITAKAGITLADAEQMMHVNKIEKLPIIDDNGLLKGLVTIKDIKKRIEYPNANKDDFGRLRVGAAIGVGQLDRARALVDAGVDVLVLDSAHGHSKGILDTVKAIKKEMVVDIIAGNVATGEATLALIEAGADGVKVGIGPGSICTTRIVAGVGVPQISAIDECAAVGRQHGVPIIADGGIRYSGDIAKALAVGASVIMAGSLLAGTEESPGDTIMYQGRQYKSYRGMGSIGAMTKGSTDRYFQEGTAADKLVPEGIEGRVPFRGSIAAVVHQMMGGLRSSMGYCGSESIEAFWDKAEFVEITSAGLKESHVHDVIITQEAPNYHV; from the coding sequence ATGAATATTCGTAAACGCGCCCTCACTTTTGAAGATGTATTGCTCATCCCTAAATACTCAGAGGTTCTCCCTAGAGAAGTGAGCTTGAAAACGATGTTGACCCGTAATATTCCCCTCAATATCCCAATGGTTTCTGCGGCTATGGATACGGTTACGGAATATCGTGCGGCAATTGCGATGGCTCATTTGGGTGGTATCGGGATAATTCATAAAAACATGGACATTGAGACCCAAGTCAAACAGATTAAAAAAGTAAAAAAATCCGAAAGTGGTATCATCATCGATCCGATTTTTGTCCATCCAAACGCTACACTCGAAGATGCCGAAGCGTTGATGAACGAATTTAAAATCTCCGGTGTTCCGGTTGTTGATAACCATAACAAACTACTCGGCATTTTGACCAATCGTGATATGCGTTTTGAAAAAGATTTGTCGAAGTTGGCCATCGACGCGATGACTCCTATGCCGCTTATTACTGCAAAAGCAGGGATCACTTTGGCGGATGCTGAGCAAATGATGCACGTTAATAAAATCGAAAAGCTCCCGATCATCGATGATAACGGATTGCTCAAAGGTTTGGTAACGATCAAAGATATCAAAAAGCGTATTGAATATCCTAATGCTAACAAAGATGATTTCGGTCGTCTTCGTGTCGGCGCGGCAATCGGTGTTGGACAGCTTGACCGCGCTCGCGCACTTGTCGATGCAGGTGTGGATGTTTTGGTTTTGGACTCTGCTCACGGTCACTCGAAAGGAATTTTGGATACGGTTAAAGCGATCAAAAAAGAGATGGTGGTCGATATCATTGCCGGAAACGTTGCAACGGGTGAAGCAACATTGGCCCTCATTGAAGCAGGTGCTGATGGGGTCAAAGTAGGTATCGGACCGGGATCGATCTGTACGACGCGTATCGTTGCGGGTGTCGGTGTTCCTCAAATTTCGGCTATTGATGAGTGTGCCGCAGTCGGACGCCAACATGGAGTACCGATTATCGCTGATGGCGGCATCCGCTATTCGGGTGACATTGCAAAAGCCCTTGCTGTAGGGGCAAGCGTTATTATGGCAGGATCACTCCTTGCCGGAACGGAAGAGTCACCGGGTGATACCATCATGTACCAAGGGCGTCAATACAAATCGTACCGCGGAATGGGTTCTATCGGAGCGATGACGAAAGGTTCAACTGATCGTTATTTCCAAGAGGGGACGGCTGCGGATAAACTCGTTCCTGAGGGGATTGAAGGACGTGTGCCATTTCGTGGAAGTATTGCTGCAGTTGTACATCAAATGATGGGTGGTCTACGCTCTTCTATGGGATATTGCGGATCTGAGAGTATTGAAGCTTTCTGGGACAAAGCAGAATTTGTTGAAATTACCAGTGCAGGGCTTAAAGAGTCACACGTTCATGATGTTATTATTACCCAGGAAGCACCAAACTACCACGTATAA
- the gatA gene encoding Asp-tRNA(Asn)/Glu-tRNA(Gln) amidotransferase subunit GatA — MITLKEALKLSKEELSSLKEELKAKIAANPELNAYIDVLNVGEGIPIAIKDNIQVTGWSVTSGSNILKGYIAPYNATVIEKLLAANMSPFGRTNMDEFAMGSTTESSCYGKTLNPLNHNCVPGGSSGGSAAAVAAGLAVAALGSDTGGSIRQPAAFCGIVGMKPTYGRVSRYGLGAYASSLDQIGPMTQNVEDAAILYDIIQGYDPKDSTSANRNDGTVSDKLDGNIKLKIAIVPDYVKDASEDVRKAYAKAVEALKNAGHTIVEKSLMDPKYDISAYYITATAEATTNLARYDGIRYGNRVEGDNLKDTFLQTRSQGFGAEVQRRIMLGNFVLSSGYYDAYYVKAQKVRRLIQEEYNKIFEEVDLILTPVAPRTAYEFGALSDPLEMYLSDIYTISVNLAGLPAISIPIDTADNGMPVGLQLIAAPYAEQTLFNGAFSLETQLKG; from the coding sequence ATGATAACACTGAAAGAGGCGTTAAAACTCTCGAAAGAAGAACTGAGCTCTCTCAAAGAAGAGTTGAAAGCCAAGATTGCAGCCAATCCTGAGCTTAATGCATATATCGATGTTTTGAATGTCGGTGAAGGGATTCCGATTGCGATTAAAGACAATATTCAAGTGACAGGTTGGTCGGTAACATCAGGTTCCAATATTCTAAAAGGGTATATTGCTCCGTACAATGCAACTGTAATTGAGAAACTTTTGGCCGCTAATATGTCACCGTTCGGACGTACCAATATGGATGAATTCGCGATGGGTTCTACTACCGAGAGCAGTTGTTACGGTAAAACGCTCAACCCTTTGAATCATAATTGTGTTCCGGGAGGAAGTTCGGGCGGTTCGGCTGCGGCAGTTGCGGCAGGGTTAGCGGTAGCGGCACTTGGAAGCGATACGGGTGGATCGATCCGTCAGCCTGCGGCATTTTGCGGTATCGTCGGGATGAAACCGACGTATGGTCGTGTTAGCCGTTACGGTTTGGGTGCGTATGCCAGTTCACTCGATCAGATCGGGCCGATGACCCAAAACGTCGAAGATGCGGCGATTCTTTACGATATTATCCAAGGATATGATCCGAAAGATTCAACCTCTGCGAATCGCAATGACGGCACCGTAAGTGATAAACTCGATGGCAATATAAAACTAAAAATTGCTATCGTACCTGACTATGTCAAAGATGCTTCCGAAGATGTCCGCAAAGCGTATGCCAAAGCGGTAGAAGCATTGAAAAATGCGGGGCACACCATCGTCGAAAAAAGCCTGATGGATCCGAAATACGACATCTCAGCGTACTACATCACGGCGACGGCGGAAGCGACGACTAACCTTGCGCGCTATGACGGTATCCGCTACGGTAACCGTGTAGAGGGAGATAACCTCAAAGATACCTTTTTGCAAACCCGTTCGCAAGGGTTCGGTGCCGAAGTACAACGCCGTATTATGCTCGGTAACTTCGTACTCTCTTCTGGATATTACGATGCGTATTACGTTAAAGCACAAAAAGTACGCCGATTGATTCAAGAGGAGTATAATAAGATTTTCGAAGAAGTTGATCTTATTTTGACTCCGGTTGCTCCCCGCACTGCTTATGAATTTGGAGCCCTTAGTGATCCGCTTGAGATGTATTTGAGTGATATTTACACCATTTCGGTCAACCTCGCAGGTTTACCGGCGATTTCGATTCCGATTGATACAGCGGATAACGGCATGCCTGTAGGTCTTCAACTCATAGCCGCTCCGTATGCGGAGCAAACCTTATTTAACGGGGCATTTAGCCTCGAAACTCAACTCAAAGGATAA